A section of the Solitalea canadensis DSM 3403 genome encodes:
- the uvrA gene encoding excinuclease ABC subunit UvrA, translated as MNKNIDEVSAKSHIVIKGARVHNLKNIDVAIPKNKLVVITGLSGSGKSSLAFDTLYAEGQRRYVESLSAYARQFMGRMNKPDVDYIKGIAPAIAIEQKVNATNPRSTVGTSTEIYDYLKLLFARIGRTISPVSGREVRKDTVTSVTDFVLSIPDDTAVNIYCPLQPHNNRSLKEELAVLLQKGFKRVAYHSNVSKIEDILDDKSIDANHPLREGELRILVDRIIIDREDDTLNRISDSVQTAFFEGKGDAYVQYANEEGESVETHFCDRFELDELRFEEPTPQFFSFNNPFGACKTCEGYGNVIGIDPDLVIPDKSKSIYETAIAPWRGEKMKEWNETLIKHAAKFDFPIHRPYIELTEEQKELLWTGNKYFGGLDDFFKDLETQTYKIQYRVILSRYRGKTVCPDCKGSRLRKDASYVKIAHKSITDIVLMPLEKASKFFNEIQLNEHDTQIAKRLLIEIQNRLRFLNDVGLGYLTLNRLSNTLSGGESQRINLATSLGSSLVGSVYVLDEPSIGLHPRDTNRLVGVLKSLRNAGNSVLVVEHEEEIMHAADHLIDIGPRAGVNGGELIFEGNFEEIIKDKASLTGQYLSGKKEIATPKQRRKWSDFIKVEGARENNLKNIDVKFPLHTMTCVTGVSGSGKTSLVKRILYPALQKAIGNFTGEQSGAFNNISGDISKVAQIEMIDQNPIGRSSRSNPVTYVKAYDEIRNLFAAQSAAKASGLKPSAFSFNVEGGRCDTCQGEGEVKIEMQFMADIYLPCETCGGKRFKQHVLDVKYKEKDIAEVLDLSIDEALEFFADDKKILTKIQPLQDVGLGYVKLGQSSNTLSGGEAQRIKLASFLVKGHNPHHTLFIFDEPTTGLHFDDINKLMKSFDALIAQGNTIIVIEHNMDVIKCADWIIDIGPEGGDKGGALVFEGLPEDLVKCENSYTGKFLKERFK; from the coding sequence TTGAATAAGAACATAGATGAGGTAAGTGCGAAATCGCATATCGTCATAAAAGGAGCTCGTGTACATAATCTTAAAAATATTGATGTAGCAATTCCTAAAAATAAGCTGGTAGTGATAACAGGTTTGTCGGGTTCGGGTAAATCGAGCCTGGCTTTTGACACGTTATATGCCGAAGGTCAGCGCAGATACGTGGAAAGTTTATCTGCGTATGCACGCCAATTTATGGGGCGAATGAATAAACCTGATGTCGACTATATTAAAGGTATTGCTCCTGCAATTGCCATTGAACAAAAGGTAAACGCAACAAACCCTCGCTCAACAGTTGGAACATCAACTGAGATTTATGATTACCTGAAACTTCTTTTTGCCCGCATAGGAAGAACTATTTCTCCGGTTTCGGGTCGTGAAGTAAGAAAAGATACAGTTACCAGCGTTACTGATTTCGTATTATCAATACCTGATGATACGGCTGTGAATATTTATTGCCCTTTGCAACCGCACAATAACCGATCATTAAAAGAGGAATTAGCTGTTTTATTGCAAAAAGGGTTTAAGCGTGTAGCTTATCATAGTAATGTATCTAAAATTGAAGATATTTTGGATGATAAGTCTATTGATGCTAATCATCCGTTGCGCGAAGGAGAGCTTCGGATTTTAGTGGACCGCATTATTATCGATAGGGAAGATGATACGTTGAATCGTATCTCGGATTCAGTTCAAACAGCATTTTTTGAGGGTAAAGGAGATGCTTACGTGCAATACGCTAATGAAGAGGGTGAATCTGTTGAAACGCATTTCTGTGACCGTTTCGAGTTAGACGAGCTGCGTTTTGAGGAGCCGACCCCACAGTTCTTCAGTTTTAATAATCCTTTTGGTGCTTGTAAAACCTGTGAAGGCTACGGGAATGTAATTGGTATTGATCCTGATTTGGTTATTCCGGATAAATCAAAGTCAATTTATGAAACGGCGATTGCACCTTGGCGTGGAGAAAAAATGAAGGAGTGGAATGAAACGCTGATTAAGCATGCTGCTAAATTTGACTTTCCTATTCATAGACCTTATATTGAACTAACCGAAGAGCAAAAGGAGTTACTCTGGACTGGTAATAAGTATTTTGGTGGACTAGACGATTTTTTCAAAGATCTGGAAACACAGACTTATAAAATTCAGTATCGGGTTATTTTATCGCGTTATCGTGGTAAAACGGTATGTCCTGATTGTAAAGGTAGTCGTTTGCGAAAAGATGCCAGCTATGTAAAAATTGCTCATAAATCAATTACGGATATTGTTCTTATGCCGCTGGAAAAAGCGTCTAAATTCTTTAATGAAATTCAATTAAATGAACACGATACTCAGATCGCAAAACGGTTACTGATCGAAATTCAAAATCGTTTACGTTTCCTAAATGATGTAGGATTGGGTTATCTAACCCTAAACCGTTTATCAAATACGCTATCCGGCGGTGAATCTCAGCGAATCAATCTGGCAACTTCTTTAGGCAGTAGCCTGGTGGGTTCTGTATATGTTTTAGATGAACCAAGTATCGGCTTGCATCCTCGTGATACTAATCGATTGGTGGGAGTGTTAAAGTCATTGCGAAATGCCGGAAATTCAGTCCTAGTAGTTGAACACGAGGAGGAGATTATGCACGCTGCCGATCACCTGATTGATATTGGCCCGCGTGCAGGTGTGAATGGTGGAGAGTTGATCTTTGAAGGTAATTTCGAAGAAATCATTAAGGATAAAGCAAGTTTAACCGGACAATATCTTTCGGGAAAGAAAGAAATTGCCACACCTAAACAGCGTCGTAAATGGTCTGATTTTATTAAAGTTGAAGGAGCCCGGGAGAATAACCTCAAAAATATAGATGTAAAGTTCCCTCTTCATACCATGACTTGCGTTACCGGTGTAAGTGGTTCCGGTAAAACCAGTTTAGTAAAACGTATTTTATATCCGGCGCTGCAAAAAGCAATTGGGAATTTCACCGGAGAACAAAGCGGAGCGTTTAATAATATTTCGGGAGATATTTCGAAAGTAGCGCAAATTGAGATGATCGACCAAAATCCGATTGGCCGTTCTTCCCGCTCAAATCCGGTTACCTACGTAAAAGCTTATGATGAAATCCGTAATCTATTTGCAGCACAATCTGCAGCTAAAGCTTCGGGCTTAAAACCATCAGCTTTTTCATTTAATGTAGAAGGTGGTCGTTGCGATACTTGCCAGGGAGAAGGGGAAGTGAAAATTGAAATGCAATTCATGGCTGATATTTATCTGCCTTGTGAAACTTGTGGTGGTAAACGCTTTAAACAACATGTGTTAGACGTTAAGTACAAAGAGAAGGATATTGCTGAGGTATTGGATTTAAGTATTGATGAAGCACTGGAATTCTTTGCTGATGATAAGAAAATCCTAACTAAAATTCAGCCATTGCAAGATGTTGGTTTGGGTTATGTTAAGCTTGGGCAATCGTCAAATACCTTGTCTGGCGGTGAAGCTCAACGTATTAAGTTAGCTTCATTCTTAGTAAAAGGACATAATCCGCATCATACACTATTTATATTTGATGAGCCAACAACCGGGTTACATTTTGATGACATCAATAAATTAATGAAGTCATTTGATGCACTTATTGCACAAGGAAATACCATTATTGTTATTGAACATAATATGGATGTGATTAAATGTGCCGATTGGATTATTGATATTGGTCCGGAGGGAGGCGACAAGGGAGGGGCCCTCGTGTTCGAAGGTTTGCCGGAAGATCTCGTAAAATGTGAAAATTCGTATACCGGGAAATTCCTGAAGGAACGGTTTAAATAA
- a CDS encoding RNA polymerase sigma factor → MNCHQESDQSLIHSYLIGNEEALEILITRHKAKIYTTIYLLVKDSYLAEDIFQDTFIKVINTLRAGKYNEEGKFLPWVLRIAHNLVIDHFRKDKRTPIVTTIDGYDIFNVLHFVDENAEDRIIREQSTSDLRKLILMLPEEQREVLIMRHYADLSFKEIADITEVSINTALGRMRYALNNLRKMMSVKEESLKQ, encoded by the coding sequence ATGAACTGCCATCAAGAAAGCGATCAATCCCTGATTCACTCGTACCTTATAGGTAACGAAGAAGCACTTGAGATTCTTATAACCCGTCATAAAGCTAAGATTTACACCACTATCTATTTGTTGGTAAAAGACAGTTATCTGGCTGAGGATATTTTCCAGGATACTTTTATTAAAGTTATTAATACACTTCGTGCAGGCAAATACAATGAAGAAGGTAAGTTTTTACCTTGGGTATTACGTATTGCCCATAACCTGGTAATAGACCACTTCCGTAAAGACAAGCGTACTCCAATTGTTACGACGATAGACGGTTACGATATTTTCAATGTACTTCATTTTGTAGACGAAAATGCTGAAGACCGTATTATTCGTGAACAATCGACTTCAGATCTTCGTAAATTGATATTAATGCTTCCGGAAGAACAACGTGAAGTTTTAATCATGAGACATTACGCCGATCTTAGTTTTAAGGAAATCGCCGATATTACAGAAGTAAGCATTAATACTGCTTTAGGTCGGATGCGTTATGCATTGAATAATCTTCGGAAGATGATGAGTGTAAAAGAAGAAAGCCTTAAACAATAA